The DNA region TGTATGTCGATCCGCAGCGCAAGGATCCGCGCGCGCGCGACCTGCTCAAACTGGCCGAGGCCAATGGCGTGCGCATCATCCAGGTGGACGGCAAGCGCCTCGACGGCATGGCCGGCAGTCCGCGCCATCAGGGCGTCGCGGCGCGGGTGAATGCGGCGCAGAAAGTGCAGCACCTGGACGATGTGCTGGATACGCTGACCGAACCGGCCCTGTTGCTGGTGCTGGATGGGGTGCAGGATCCGCACAACCTGGGCGCCTGCCTGCGCAGTGCCGATGCTTTCGGCGTGCATGCCGTGATCGCGCCCAAGGATCGTGCCGTAGGCATCAATGCCACGGTGGAGAAGGTGGCTTGCGGGGCCGCACAGACGGTGCCCTATATCACGGTCACCAATCTGGCGCGTACCTTGCGCGAACTGCAGGAGCGCGATATCTGGGTCATCGGCATGGATGGCGAAGCGGAGACAAATCTGTATGATGTGCGGCATTCGGGCGCTGCGGCCTGGGTGCTGGGGGCAGAGGGCGAAGGTCTGCGCCGCCTGACCCGGGAGACTTGTGATCAGCTGGTGCGTATTCCGATGCATGGCAGCGTGGAAAGCCTGAACGTGTCGGTGAGTACCGGGGTGTGTTTGTATGAGGCAAGAAGGCAGAGGATAGTCAAACAGTGATGCGATAGGGGGATGG from Sideroxyarcus emersonii includes:
- the rlmB gene encoding 23S rRNA (guanosine(2251)-2'-O)-methyltransferase RlmB; translated protein: MAESRIIHGFHAVTARIRQNADSVLEVYVDPQRKDPRARDLLKLAEANGVRIIQVDGKRLDGMAGSPRHQGVAARVNAAQKVQHLDDVLDTLTEPALLLVLDGVQDPHNLGACLRSADAFGVHAVIAPKDRAVGINATVEKVACGAAQTVPYITVTNLARTLRELQERDIWVIGMDGEAETNLYDVRHSGAAAWVLGAEGEGLRRLTRETCDQLVRIPMHGSVESLNVSVSTGVCLYEARRQRIVKQ